The Solibacillus sp. FSL W7-1436 genome window below encodes:
- a CDS encoding YlbF family regulator produces the protein MINIYEDINKLEATFRKTDEFQNLKNAVETVRADEEAKVLFTNFRDVQLKMQDKQNAGEEITEEEYVFLQKTAQLAQQNAKIIAMLEAEMALSAVIQEINRIITQPIQAMYDGL, from the coding sequence ATGATTAATATTTACGAAGATATTAATAAACTTGAAGCAACATTCCGCAAGACTGATGAGTTTCAAAATTTAAAGAACGCAGTGGAAACTGTCCGTGCAGACGAGGAAGCGAAAGTATTATTCACAAACTTCCGCGATGTTCAATTAAAGATGCAGGACAAACAAAATGCTGGTGAAGAAATTACAGAAGAAGAATATGTATTTTTACAAAAAACGGCACAATTGGCTCAGCAAAACGCGAAAATTATCGCAATGCTAGAAGCGGAAATGGCTTTAAGCGCAGTAATCCAAGAAATTAACCGCATTATCACACAGCCAATCCAAGCAATGTACGACGGACTGTAA
- a CDS encoding DUF445 family protein yields MGEFISLLFLLGVVGAVVGAATNYMAIKMLFRPYKPIYFKRWKLPLTPGLIPKRRGDLAIQLGKTVSDYLLTPETIKKKFLSKEIRENVLTFAQNKVTQEIFTNEKTINDWIRLAGFTQLPQTVEGKVDELIHVQFHKVKNTLSTKSIRELLPNDLEPVLDEKIEEAVVQILQKGEDYFMSPEGTMTIKNMLDDFLTTKGSFGGMIQMFLGDSTSLVDKVQRELIKFLKAPGTAALLHRIFTTEWEKIKNRPAMDFMNDVNFDTIETSIQSYAKNALALEARLDKTINDYWPQGKDWAANELLPKMMDKTFIAAEGKIEDVLKRLNLAEVVREQVDSFPIAKLEELVLGIISKELKLITWLGGIIGGLVGIIQAIIVFLTN; encoded by the coding sequence ATGGGAGAATTTATTTCGCTATTATTCCTGCTTGGTGTTGTAGGGGCAGTCGTTGGTGCAGCGACAAACTATATGGCAATCAAAATGCTGTTCAGACCTTATAAACCTATCTATTTTAAAAGATGGAAGCTGCCGTTAACGCCGGGTCTGATTCCGAAACGCCGCGGGGATTTAGCGATTCAGCTAGGAAAGACTGTTTCGGACTATTTACTGACACCCGAAACAATTAAGAAGAAGTTTTTATCAAAGGAAATACGCGAAAATGTATTAACCTTTGCACAAAATAAAGTGACGCAAGAAATTTTTACTAACGAAAAAACGATTAATGACTGGATTCGTTTGGCGGGTTTCACACAATTGCCGCAAACAGTGGAAGGAAAAGTAGATGAACTTATTCACGTACAATTCCATAAAGTAAAAAATACGTTATCAACAAAATCGATTCGGGAATTGTTACCGAATGATCTGGAGCCTGTGCTGGACGAGAAAATCGAGGAGGCGGTCGTACAGATACTCCAAAAAGGCGAAGATTATTTTATGTCGCCGGAAGGTACGATGACAATCAAAAACATGCTGGATGACTTTTTAACGACAAAAGGTTCATTTGGCGGAATGATCCAAATGTTTTTGGGAGACTCGACATCACTCGTTGATAAAGTACAGCGCGAGCTTATAAAGTTTTTGAAAGCTCCAGGAACAGCCGCGCTTTTACATCGGATTTTCACAACGGAGTGGGAAAAAATTAAAAATCGCCCGGCAATGGACTTTATGAATGATGTAAACTTTGATACGATTGAAACGAGTATCCAAAGCTATGCAAAAAATGCACTGGCATTGGAGGCACGCCTGGATAAAACGATTAATGACTATTGGCCACAAGGAAAAGACTGGGCTGCAAATGAACTGCTGCCTAAAATGATGGATAAAACATTTATTGCAGCAGAAGGAAAAATCGAAGACGTACTAAAGCGATTGAATTTAGCGGAAGTCGTTCGAGAGCAGGTAGATTCTTTCCCTATCGCCAAATTAGAAGAGCTTGTACTAGGTATTATTAGTAAAGAGCTGAAATTAATCACTTGGCTGGGCGGCATTATTGGTGGTCTTGTCGGGATCATTCAAGCGATAATCGTCTTTTTGACGAACTAA
- a CDS encoding MBL fold metallo-hydrolase: MKKLIGLLMFTLLFVVGCTEPAEETYEEPLKEMAVHFIDVGQGDSIFIEAPNGKTILVDGGVKGAGKEVVAYLKAQGVNRLDYVVATHPDADHIGGLISVLNSISIKEFIDSGKVHTSQTYEEMLSLIQAKNIKFTIPKTGDEFQLEDNLTVEVLAADETASDNNDASIVLRAEYQNISFLLMGDADNGVEQELLQKGTDVQATILKAGHHGSNTSSSPKFVEAVSPLATILSYGQDNKYGHPHAEVIDILKNVNSEIYSTAEAGTIVITTDGVIYDIDAQQWTGIGATNSIPLPASTKSSKVELISKDVHEEIVVIQNNSNQAVNLEGWELISVEGDQVFSFPDIILTPGKKLSITSGPNAKTGAAVLEWSKRQIWLNSGDAAQLVNAKGEVVSELQ; this comes from the coding sequence ATGAAAAAATTAATAGGACTGTTAATGTTCACGTTACTATTCGTAGTAGGATGTACAGAACCAGCCGAAGAAACATACGAAGAACCACTAAAGGAAATGGCCGTCCACTTTATTGATGTAGGACAGGGGGATTCCATTTTCATCGAAGCGCCAAACGGGAAAACAATACTTGTTGACGGTGGTGTAAAGGGTGCCGGTAAGGAAGTTGTCGCCTATTTAAAAGCACAAGGAGTCAACCGGTTGGATTATGTAGTCGCAACACATCCGGATGCCGATCATATTGGCGGACTGATTTCAGTGCTGAATTCCATCTCAATAAAGGAATTTATCGATTCCGGAAAAGTACATACGTCTCAAACATATGAAGAAATGCTAAGCCTCATTCAAGCTAAAAATATTAAGTTTACGATCCCTAAAACGGGAGATGAATTTCAGCTTGAAGACAACCTTACTGTAGAAGTACTTGCTGCAGATGAAACGGCTTCTGATAATAATGATGCTTCAATCGTTCTGCGCGCGGAATACCAAAATATTTCGTTTTTACTTATGGGAGATGCCGATAATGGTGTAGAGCAGGAGCTTTTACAAAAAGGAACCGATGTACAGGCAACCATTTTAAAAGCAGGCCATCACGGATCGAATACGAGCAGTTCGCCTAAATTTGTAGAAGCGGTCAGTCCACTAGCAACTATATTAAGCTATGGTCAGGACAATAAATACGGTCACCCGCATGCAGAAGTAATTGATATACTGAAAAACGTAAACAGTGAAATATATAGTACTGCAGAAGCCGGAACGATTGTAATTACTACAGATGGGGTAATATATGACATAGATGCACAGCAGTGGACAGGTATCGGGGCAACGAATTCGATACCGTTACCAGCCTCAACAAAGAGCAGTAAAGTCGAACTGATCAGTAAAGATGTGCATGAAGAAATTGTTGTCATCCAGAACAATAGTAATCAAGCGGTTAATTTGGAAGGCTGGGAATTAATATCCGTTGAAGGTGATCAAGTATTTAGTTTCCCGGATATTATTTTAACACCAGGTAAAAAGCTTTCGATTACAAGTGGTCCCAATGCAAAAACAGGTGCGGCCGTACTGGAATGGTCGAA
- a CDS encoding YheE family protein: protein MIQHFSYKPLFENSQIPGWSIRFFYEQKRYTAEYYKDGSIKFFGETPAEEQKEQLEKMIHELMLFHVYE from the coding sequence ATGATTCAACATTTTAGCTATAAGCCATTATTTGAAAACAGTCAAATTCCGGGGTGGTCCATCCGCTTTTTCTATGAACAGAAACGTTATACAGCGGAATATTATAAAGACGGAAGCATCAAATTCTTTGGGGAAACTCCTGCTGAAGAACAGAAAGAACAGCTTGAGAAAATGATTCACGAGTTAATGCTCTTTCACGTTTATGAATAA
- a CDS encoding coproporphyrinogen III oxidase, translating to MKTIHINEHFKEDWTRVLNHIANLFYEDSVIQIDQDGSDMSIEFNKSIDENFTISTFAKLKVDGQEYTSDYSIKYETEGTEKEQNIRMKRALSHVMLDVLEQYSGMTQQWGILTGVRPTKLYHKYRKAGMNDEQIAAVLKEDYRISDQKIALMKAIVERQLTVIPDLDELGKEISIYIGVPFCPTMCAYCTFPAYAIQSNRKAGRVEKFIDGLHIELREMGKWLTEKNMRITSIYWGGGTPTSIEAHEMDALYKTMFDAFPNPESIREITVEAGRPDTITPEKIEVLKKWGIDRISVNPQSYTQETLKAIGRHHTVEETVEKFWLSRNSGMNNINMDLIIGLPNEGIEEFEHSLAESAKMQPESLTVHTLSFKRASEMTRNKDKYKVADRDTVGKMMQMATEWTAENGYVPYYLYRQKNILGNLENVGYCKPQEESIYNIVIMEEVQTILGIGCGASSKFVHPTTGKITQFHNPKDPAAYILTFEESIAKKIAILDELYS from the coding sequence ATGAAAACGATTCATATTAATGAGCATTTCAAAGAAGACTGGACACGTGTTCTTAATCATATAGCCAATTTATTTTACGAAGATTCCGTTATTCAGATCGATCAGGACGGTTCCGATATGTCGATTGAATTTAACAAGTCTATCGATGAAAATTTTACGATTTCCACATTTGCCAAGCTAAAAGTAGATGGACAGGAATATACGAGCGACTATTCGATTAAGTATGAGACAGAAGGAACGGAAAAAGAGCAAAACATCCGAATGAAGCGTGCACTGTCACATGTCATGCTTGATGTACTCGAACAATATTCGGGTATGACGCAGCAGTGGGGGATTTTAACAGGAGTCCGCCCGACAAAGCTTTATCATAAATATCGTAAAGCCGGTATGAATGATGAACAAATTGCCGCGGTACTAAAAGAGGATTACCGAATTTCGGATCAGAAAATCGCATTGATGAAAGCGATTGTTGAGAGACAACTTACGGTGATTCCTGATCTGGACGAGCTTGGCAAGGAAATTTCAATTTATATCGGAGTTCCGTTTTGTCCGACAATGTGTGCGTATTGCACATTCCCGGCCTATGCGATCCAATCAAATCGTAAGGCAGGACGCGTAGAGAAATTTATCGATGGCCTGCATATTGAGCTGCGTGAAATGGGGAAATGGCTGACTGAAAAGAATATGCGCATTACTTCGATTTACTGGGGCGGCGGTACACCGACTTCGATTGAGGCACATGAAATGGATGCATTATATAAAACAATGTTTGATGCTTTCCCGAATCCCGAGTCTATTCGTGAAATTACGGTAGAAGCAGGGCGTCCGGATACAATTACACCCGAGAAAATCGAAGTATTGAAAAAATGGGGCATTGACCGTATTTCTGTTAACCCGCAAAGCTATACGCAAGAAACATTAAAAGCAATTGGCCGCCATCATACTGTTGAAGAAACAGTAGAGAAGTTTTGGCTGTCACGCAATTCCGGAATGAATAATATCAATATGGATTTGATTATCGGCTTGCCGAATGAAGGTATTGAAGAATTCGAGCATTCATTAGCGGAATCGGCAAAAATGCAGCCTGAAAGTTTAACGGTCCATACACTCAGCTTTAAGCGTGCTTCGGAAATGACGCGAAACAAAGACAAGTATAAAGTAGCCGACCGTGATACAGTAGGGAAAATGATGCAGATGGCAACAGAATGGACAGCTGAAAACGGCTATGTTCCATATTACTTATACCGCCAGAAAAATATTTTAGGAAACTTGGAAAACGTCGGCTATTGTAAGCCGCAAGAAGAATCAATCTACAATATTGTCATTATGGAAGAAGTGCAGACAATTTTAGGTATCGGCTGCGGCGCTTCCTCGAAGTTCGTGCATCCGACTACCGGCAAAATTACACAGTTCCACAACCCGAAAGATCCAGCAGCATATATCCTGACATTTGAAGAATCAATCGCCAAGAAAATCGCGATTTTAGATGAGCTATATTCTTAA